From the genome of Streptomyces sp. NBC_01260, one region includes:
- a CDS encoding methyltransferase domain-containing protein has product MILLRDDDLSAAFDHGSLAYDRLTAVNPGYRRDLRRSARRLGLTGGGRGLRLLDLGCGTGTSTAALLTAAPDAEIVAVDASAGMLKRASAKRWPANVTFVHASAEAMHPSQVNGRFDAVFAAYLFRNVSDPDQVLDVVRELLVPAGRLAVHEYTLGSGRMHRAVWSAVCGAVVIPAGRLTGDAALYRHLCRSVLEFDSAADFAARVRRRAFGHVRVLPLPGWQTGITHTIVAQAPSAVRERT; this is encoded by the coding sequence ATGATACTGCTGCGTGACGACGACCTGTCCGCCGCATTCGACCACGGCTCCCTCGCCTACGACCGGCTCACCGCGGTCAATCCCGGCTACCGCCGCGACCTGCGGCGCTCCGCGCGCAGACTCGGGCTGACGGGCGGCGGCCGGGGCCTGCGCCTGCTGGATCTCGGCTGCGGAACGGGAACGTCGACCGCCGCGCTCCTGACGGCGGCGCCGGATGCGGAGATCGTCGCGGTGGACGCGTCGGCGGGCATGCTCAAGCGTGCCTCGGCCAAGCGCTGGCCGGCGAACGTCACCTTCGTGCACGCATCGGCGGAGGCCATGCACCCCTCGCAGGTGAACGGCCGCTTCGACGCCGTGTTCGCCGCATACCTCTTCCGAAATGTGAGCGACCCGGACCAGGTGCTCGATGTGGTCCGTGAGCTGCTCGTCCCGGCCGGGCGGCTGGCCGTGCACGAGTACACGCTCGGCTCCGGCCGTATGCACCGGGCGGTGTGGTCGGCGGTCTGCGGCGCGGTGGTGATCCCGGCCGGGCGGCTCACCGGAGACGCGGCCCTCTACCGTCACCTGTGCCGCAGCGTGCTGGAGTTCGACTCGGCCGCCGATTTCGCCGCCCGGGTACGACGCCGCGCATTCGGTCACGTGCGGGTCCTGCCGCTGCCCGGTTGGCAGACGGGCATCACCCATACGATCGTCGCCCAGGCACCGAGCGCCGTACGGGAGCGGACATGA
- a CDS encoding lycopene cyclase family protein, protein MLQPDVVIVGAGAAGLTLAHQLCAPTDGAPVSVVLVDAPAGPLRPPPRTWCFWEAAGGAYDDVLSASWERLRVTGPDGVETVMCPDPFRYKMLCSNAFESLVQRRLSHAAGFRRLEATVTEVGDAPGGGGRVVARDARGERILLHGRYVFDSRPPSRLPAARTTLLQHFTGWFVEADRPVFDPATADLMDFRTPQPPQGLSFGYVLPMGQRSALVEYTQFSRAVLDAQGYERALRHYTHDVLGIGAHRVTAVERGVIPMTDGRFPVRVGRSVFRIGTAGGATRPSTGYTFAAVQRQSRTIAAQVRSGSRLRVASPYGVWPRAMDAVMLRAVDSGRVDGGEFFSGLFRTVPGERLLRFLDGTSRRYEDVLVGLRTPVAPMLRTVVELPFRPKRQAPTGALPWPIPSAPTRTPPDQETSDP, encoded by the coding sequence GTGCTTCAGCCGGACGTCGTCATCGTGGGCGCCGGGGCGGCCGGGCTGACGCTGGCCCATCAGCTGTGCGCGCCGACGGATGGTGCCCCCGTGTCGGTTGTCCTCGTCGACGCGCCCGCAGGACCGTTGCGACCGCCGCCTCGCACGTGGTGCTTCTGGGAGGCCGCCGGTGGCGCGTACGACGACGTGTTGTCCGCTTCCTGGGAGCGGTTGCGCGTGACAGGCCCAGACGGGGTGGAAACCGTGATGTGCCCCGATCCGTTCCGCTACAAGATGCTTTGCTCGAACGCCTTCGAGTCGCTGGTCCAGCGGCGGCTGTCGCACGCAGCAGGCTTTCGCCGGTTGGAGGCGACGGTGACCGAGGTCGGGGACGCGCCCGGGGGCGGTGGCCGGGTCGTCGCACGCGACGCCCGGGGCGAGCGGATCCTGCTGCACGGGAGATACGTCTTCGATTCGAGGCCGCCCAGCCGGCTGCCGGCGGCGCGCACCACACTGCTGCAGCACTTCACGGGCTGGTTCGTCGAGGCCGACCGGCCGGTGTTCGATCCAGCTACGGCGGATCTGATGGACTTCCGCACTCCGCAGCCGCCGCAGGGCCTGTCATTCGGTTACGTGCTCCCGATGGGACAGCGCAGCGCCCTGGTCGAGTACACGCAGTTTTCGCGTGCAGTCCTGGACGCGCAGGGATATGAGCGGGCGTTACGTCACTACACCCACGATGTGCTGGGCATCGGAGCCCATCGGGTGACCGCTGTGGAGCGGGGCGTCATTCCGATGACCGACGGACGTTTCCCGGTGCGGGTCGGCCGGTCGGTCTTCCGCATCGGGACGGCGGGCGGGGCCACCCGTCCGTCGACCGGGTATACGTTCGCCGCTGTCCAGCGCCAGAGCCGGACCATCGCCGCGCAGGTACGCAGCGGAAGCCGGCTGCGGGTGGCATCGCCTTACGGAGTGTGGCCGCGCGCCATGGACGCAGTGATGCTGCGGGCGGTGGACAGCGGCCGGGTGGATGGTGGCGAGTTCTTCTCCGGCCTCTTCCGCACAGTCCCGGGAGAACGGCTGCTGCGGTTCCTGGACGGTACGTCGCGCAGATACGAGGACGTCCTGGTCGGACTGCGCACGCCGGTCGCCCCGATGCTTCGCACCGTCGTCGAACTCCCTTTCAGGCCGAAGCGGCAGGCGCCGACCGGAGCGCTGCCGTGGCCAATTCCCAGCGCTCCTACCCGTACGCCTCCTGATCAGGAAACGAGCGACCCATGA